Part of the Bdellovibrionales bacterium genome, GCTGGAGAGTTTTGTTAAAGATCATCCTCAAGTTCAAATTAAAGTTTTTAATCATCAGAAAAACCTAGGGGGTCCGGGTAACTGGAGTTTTTTATTACCTCAAGCCACCGGCGAATATGTCTTTTTACTCAGTGACGACGATGAGATTTCGCCTGAGTTTTTGGAAAGCTACTTTGCGGTGCTCGATCAGCATGGCCCGTTGGATTTGGTGTATTCCGCCTTTGAGTTTCGCGATGAGAATATGAAGTTCTTAGAAGTGAGCCCGTTGTCGTCCACGCCGGGATTGATGAGTGGGGAAGATCGCCTTAAGAACCAGTTGAAGGCCAATCACATGGTGATGTCGGCGGTCTATCGAACAGAGACGTTGCGTAAAGCTGGCGGCTGGGATGCTCGCTACGGAATGCATTTAGATAGCGCCGCGTTTTCTCTCACGGCCCTTCACTCACAGCAGACCTACTTTATCGATAAGCCTCTGTTTTATTATCGGATCGGTCGCGAAACGTGGTCGACTTTTAAAGTCGAAAAGCAAAAGCAATACTATACCTGGTACCGACTCTTGATTGATGATTTGATTCAGGCCGCTCGAAAGGTGAATCCCTCGCTCCTTCCATTTTTAAAAACCGTTTATGGAATTAGGGCTCAGGGAGTTCTCAATATTTTGGACATCAAAGCGGCTCACGGTTCTGTTACTGGTCGAGAGTTGCGCTACTTATTGAAAGATCTGGCC contains:
- a CDS encoding glycosyltransferase — translated: MASPRLSILIPTFNRADLLSQTLKTVLAQGKHLDFTEIIISNDASKDGTADLLESFVKDHPQVQIKVFNHQKNLGGPGNWSFLLPQATGEYVFLLSDDDEISPEFLESYFAVLDQHGPLDLVYSAFEFRDENMKFLEVSPLSSTPGLMSGEDRLKNQLKANHMVMSAVYRTETLRKAGGWDARYGMHLDSAAFSLTALHSQQTYFIDKPLFYYRIGRETWSTFKVEKQKQYYTWYRLLIDDLIQAARKVNPSLLPFLKTVYGIRAQGVLNILDIKAAHGSVTGRELRYLLKDLARINPEVLYRASFYKMALVSVLGTGWLVSLRKILNKPELKNSSVFERSGS